A single Pseudodesulfovibrio aespoeensis Aspo-2 DNA region contains:
- a CDS encoding P-II family nitrogen regulator has translation MKLIIAYIRPEKLNDVKQALYAKEIYSLSVTNILGSGRQKGFTETYRGVQMEVNLLKKVRLEIGVNDDFEAKAIEAIKAAGQTGKEGDGVIFVTELAKAMRIRTGEDGIL, from the coding sequence ATGAAGCTCATCATAGCATACATCAGGCCCGAAAAGCTCAACGACGTGAAGCAGGCGCTTTACGCCAAGGAGATATACTCCCTGTCCGTGACCAATATCCTTGGCTCCGGTCGGCAGAAGGGATTTACCGAGACCTATCGCGGCGTGCAGATGGAGGTGAACCTGCTCAAGAAGGTGCGCCTTGAGATCGGCGTCAACGACGACTTCGAGGCCAAGGCCATCGAGGCCATCAAGGCCGCCGGACAGACGGGCAAGGAAGGCGACGGCGTCATCTTCGTGACCGAGCTGGCCAAGGCCATGCGCATCAGAACGGGCGAGGACGGAATCCTCTAG